In the genome of Triticum urartu cultivar G1812 chromosome 5, Tu2.1, whole genome shotgun sequence, one region contains:
- the LOC125507612 gene encoding heat stress transcription factor C-2a-like: MAKEYSEGGGLVGLMPFVAKTYSMVEDPATDDVIAWGRGGNSFIVADLLVFSGTLLPAHFKHCKFSNFVRQLNTYGFQKVDPNRWEYAHVLFLRGHAHLLHQIVRLTNNNSKRKPKDDDDHNNTMVATEVILLKQEQKAIKDRLAAMSRQVRETERRRKQMLDVLLKVVRDPEVLRPLLGNNESEEKGAEVKRLRLQLLDREGQVGSTNSMSVDGPLYDTTQDEVFVPETGIDFTGFYTGGGFVADGSGEDPSYAFPMDNDY, encoded by the exons ATGGCCAAGGAGTACTCGGAGGGTGGTGGTCTGGTGGGGCTGATGCCGTTCGTGGCCAAGACGTACAGCATGGTGGAGGACCCGGCGACTGACGACGTGATCGCATGGGGAAGAGGCGGCAACAGCTTCATCGTGGCCGACCTCTTGGTCTTCTCGGGCACGCTGCTTCCCGCGCACTTCAAGCACTGCAAATTCTCTAACTTCGTTCGGCAGCTCAATACCTAC GGATTCCAGAAGGTGGATCCGAATAGATGGGAGTACGCCCATGTGTTGTTCCTTCGGGGGCATGCGCACCTCCTGCACCAGATTGTCCGGCTCACCAACAACAACAGCAAGCGCAAGCCCAAGGACGACGACGACCACAACAACACGATGGTGGCCACTGAGGTGATCCTGCTAAAGCAGGAGCAGAAGGCCATCAAGGACCGCTTGGCGGCGATGTCGCGCCAGGTGCGGGAGACGGAGCGCCGGCGGAAGCAGATGCTCGACGTCCTCCTGAAGGTCGTTCGAGACCCCGAGGTGCTGCGCCCTCTCCTAGGCAACAACGAGAGCGAGGAGAAAGGCGCGGAGGTCAAGAGGCTGCGACTGCAGCTTCTGGACAGGGAAGGCCAGGTGGGCAGCACCAACAGCATGTCCGTCGACGGGCCGCTCTACGACACCACCCAGGACGAAGTCTTTGTGCCGGAAACCGGCATCGACTTCACTGGCTTCTACACTGGAGGCGGCTTCGTGGCGGACGGCAGCGGCGAGGACCCGTCGTACGCGTTCCCCATGGACAACGACTACTAA
- the LOC125506449 gene encoding xyloglucan endotransglucosylase/hydrolase protein 31-like has product MASDSESSDVTPDDQHEHLRPEGTEPLARIAVDYTPDACRHAPESGEIHVTYDHRGGARWRSRSRFLPGGAVAAAVRAPAGDTAGLNYNLYLSSLEGSGDMDEIDFEFLGNEKRAVQTNFFVAGRGGREAVHELPFDSSDGFHHYAVAWGAEAIEWRVDGEMIRREERRDGEPWPEKPMFLYASFWDASGVDEGRWTGTYHGRDAPYVCSYRDVRVPVALSAKEEEEEEE; this is encoded by the coding sequence ATGGCGTCGGACTCCGAGTCCAGCGACGTCACGCCGGACGACCAGCACGAGCACCTGCGCCCCGAGGGCACGGAGCCGCTGGCGCGCATCGCGGTGGACTACACCCCGGACGCCTGCCGCCATGCGCCGGAGTCCGGCGAGATCCACGTCACGTACGACCACCGCGGCGGGGCACGCTGGCGGTCCCGCAGCCGCTTCCTCCCGGGCGGCGCCGTGGCCGCCGCGGTCCGCGCCCCCGCCGGCGACACCGCGGGGCTCAACTACAACCTCTACCTCTCCTCCCTGGAGGGCTCCGGCGACATGGACGAGATCGACTTCGAGTTCCTCGGCAACGAGAAGCGCGCCGTACAGACCAACTTCTTCGTCGCCGGCCGCGGGGGCAGGGAGGCGGTCCACGAGCTCCCCTTCGACTCCTCCGACGGGTTCCACCACTACGCGGTCGCCTGGGGCGCCGAGGCCATCGAGTGGCGCGTCGACGGGGAGATGATCCGGAGGGAGGAGCGGCGCGACGGGGAGCCCTGGCCGGAGAAGCCCATGTTCCTGTACGCCTCCTTCTGGGACGCGAGCGGCGTCGATGAGGGGAGGTGGACCGGCACGTACCACGGCCGCGACGCGCCCTACGTCTGCAGCTACAGAGATGTCAGGGTGCCCGTTGCGCTCTCAgcgaaggaggaggaagaggaagaagaatgA